A window of Apium graveolens cultivar Ventura chromosome 8, ASM990537v1, whole genome shotgun sequence contains these coding sequences:
- the LOC141678858 gene encoding cell division control protein 2 homolog A-like, with the protein MQHGNIVRLQDVVHSEKRLYLVFEYLDLDLKKHMDSCPEFAKDPRLIKMFLYQILRGIAYCHSHRVLHRDLKPQNLLIDRRTNALKLADFGLARAFGIPVRTFTHEVVTLWYRAPEILLGSRHYSTPVDVWSVGCIFAEMVNQQPLFPGDSEIDELFKIFRITGTPNEDTWPGVTSLPDFKSAFPKWPSKDLGNVVPNLDLAGLNLLKKMLCLDPSRRITARSALEHEYFKDIGIVP; encoded by the exons ATGCAGCATGGAAATATTGTCAG GTTACAAGATGTTGTGCACAGCGAGAAACGGTTGTATCTGGTTTTTGAATATCTGGATCTGGATTTGAAGAAACATATGGATTCATGTCCAGAGTTTGCCAAGGATCCACGTCTGATAAAG ATGTTTCTGTATCAAATACTTCGTGGGATTGCTTATTGTCATTCCCATAGAGTTCTGCATCGGGATCTCAAACCCCAAAACCTGCTCATAGATCGACGTACCAATGCTCTGAAGCTTGCAGATTTTGGACTTGCCAGGGCATTTGGGATTCCTGTCAGAACATTTACACACGAG GTTGTGACACTTTGGTACAGGGCACCAGAGATACTCCTTGGATCCCGCCACTATTCCACACCTGTTGATGTGTGGTCAGTTGGTTGTATTTTTGCTGAGATGGTGAACCAGCAACCATTGTTTCCGGGGGATTCTGAGATTGATGAATTATTTAAAATATTCAG AATTACGGGTACCCCGAATGAGGATACCTGGCCTGGAGTTACATCTCTCCCTGATTTTAAGTCTGCTTTCCCAAAATGGCCATCCAAG GATCTGGGAAATGTGGTCCCAAATCTTGATTTGGCCGGTCTGAATCTCCTCAAA AAAATGCTTTGCTTGGATCCGAGCAGAAGAATTACAGCCAGGAGTGCACTTGAGCACGAATACTTCAAGGATATTGGGATTGTTCCTTAA